The Salmo trutta chromosome 22, fSalTru1.1, whole genome shotgun sequence genome contains the following window.
gagagagagagagagaattagagagagagagagagagagaattagagagagagagagagagagagagagagagagaattagagagagagagagaattagagagagagagagaattagagagagagagagagagagaattagagagagacagagagagagagagagaattagagagagagagagaattagagagagagagagagagagataattagagagagagagagaattagagagagagagagagagaattagagagagagagaattagagagagagagagagagaattagagagagagagagagagagagagagaattagagagagagagagagagagaattagagagagagaattggagagagagagagagaattagagagagagagagagagaattagagagagagagagagagagagaatagagagagagagagagagagagagagagagagagagagagatatagagagagagagagagagagagagagagagagaagtagagagagagagagaattagagagagagagagaattagagagagagagagagaattagagagagagagagaattagagagagagagatgaggataggataggctacccatcctgttgggggaggacgcagagagctgtgggttggcagcgcactacattgctgcctgccataagttgagggacagtgtctgacagaccaataaacctgcacatgtcctcaactgtatgattattgttattgttgaatgtatggttattgaCCGTTGtgtattgttgttactgttgtccccgttgacaatttttggattctcatttttatttatttttatattgtaaatatccaaagtaagctttggcaatatgtacattgttacgtcatgccaataaagcgaattgaattgaattgaattgagagagagagaattagagagagagagagagcgagagagagaattagagagagagagagagaattagagagagaattagagagagagagagaattagagagagagagagaattagagagagagagagagagagagagagagagaattagagagagagagagagagagagacttagagagagagagagagagagaattagagagagagagagagagagaattagagagagagagaattagagagagagagagaattagagagagagagagagagagacaattagagagagagagagagagagagaattagagagagagagagagagagagagagagaattagagagagagaattagagagagagagagaattagagagagaattagagagagagagagaattagagagagagaattagagagagagagagagagagagaattagagagagagaattagagagagagaattagagagagagagagagaattagagagagagagagagagagagagagagagagagagagaattagagagagagagagagaattagagagagagagagaattagagagagagagagagagaattagagagagagagagagagaattagagagagagagagagagagagagagagagaattagagagagagagagagagagagagagagagagagagagacttagagagagagagaattagagagagagagagagagagagaattagagagagagagagagagagagaattagagagagaattagagagagagaattagagagagagaattagagagagagagagagagagagagagagagagagagagagagagagagaattggagagagagagaattagagagagagagagagagagagagagagagagagagagagagagaattagagagagagagagagagaaagagagagagagagagagaattagagagagagagagagagaattagagagagagagagagagagagagaattagagggagagagagaattagagagagagagagaattagagagagagagaattagagagagagagagagagagaaacatctaaaatacagtgaccccctctcatatcattaccaagccctgcaatgccaagagctgagcaaagaaaagagtcccctcatccagctggtcctggggctgagttcacaaacctgttctactaacacactgaagcctcaggaccagaacatccaatcaatcagaataaaccaaattacaacacagtcaaaacaaaactacattgcttattgggaaacacaagcacaaacacaaagcaaaatgcagtgctatcttgccctaaatcgacagtacactatggctaaatatttgaccatggttactgatcaaaaccttagaaaaaccttgacaaagtacaggctcagtgagcacagccttgccattgagaagggtagacacaggaaaacctggctccctgtagaggaaaggctgtgcaaccactgcacaacagcagaacctgagacggagctgcatttcctgacaaaatgtcaaaaatataaaacaattagagagtgtcatttccccaaatttgaaatccttattcaaggttttaaagacctctctgatgaggataggctacccatcctgttggggggaggacgcagagagctgtgggttggcagcgcactacattgctgcctgccataagttgagggacagtgtctgacagaccaataaacctgcacatgtcctcaactgtatgattattgttattgttgaatgtatggtatATTGGACcgttgttattgttgttactgttgtcccgttgacaattttgattctcatttttttttatttttatattgtaaatatccaaagtaagctttggcaatagtacattgttacgtcatgccaataaagcgaattgaattgaattgaattgagagagaggagagagaattagagagagagaggaggagagagagagagagagaattagagagagagagagagagagagaattagagagagagaagagagagagaattagagagaggagagaattagagagaggagcagagagatgagagaaagtagagatagagagagagagagaattagagagagagagaggagattagagagagagagagagagagaggagagagagagtctctattagatagagagagagagagagagtctctattagagaggagagagagagagagaggagagagagagagaattagagagagagagagagagagagagagagagaattagagagagagagctagagagaattagagagagagagagaattagagagagagagagagagagagagaattagagagagagaattagagagagagagagaattagagagagagaattagaaagagagagaattagagagagagagaattagagagagagagagaattagagagagagagagaattagagagagagagaattagagagagagagagagagaattagagagagaattagagagagagagagagagaattagagagagagagagagaattagagagagagagagagaattagagagagagagagagaattagagagagagagaattagagagagagagagagagagagagagagagagagagagagagagagagagagagaattagagagagagaattagagagagagagaattagagagagagaattagagagagagagagagagaattagagagagagagaattagagagagagagagaattagagagagagagaattagagagagagaattagagagagagagagaattagagagagagagagaattagagagagagagagaattagagagagaattagagagagcatcaAAAGGTTCAGAGCTGGACCAAAACCATCTGGGACTGAAGCCCCAGAAGCCCAGGCCTAATGACACCACTGCTCTGGTCCTACAGTTTTCCATTGGCCAGGTTTATTAGACGTCCAAATGTGGTTTAAGGGTGTTGCGTGAAGCAATCTCTTTCAGTCACGGCTTAATGGTTAATGACAACCCCCATCTCTCAGACAAACAGATATGAAATCTGAGCAACTtccgtctctccccctctttttgcCTCCCTATCTCCCCTCATTACTGAAAGCCTGATTGAGAGGGGCATGTGATTTGGGATCGTAAACGAGGGTCAGCGACCATCCTACTGTACCAGTAGACGGGTGGATTACTGCTCTACTCACCTCTGCCTATAGCAACTCTGAGCACTACTGATGGACGACCTGCTTGCAGCAAATTTGGGCCAAgtcttggtctgtctgtctgtctcacacacacatactacctCCATAATGTCTGAGATTAAAGCATAGCCAAATGTTCACTCAATCTTCTTCCAAAATTCCACCATCGTCctctgtgtttcctgtcaggTTACCTCAGAAAACAAACAAGATGCCATTTGCCATTTGCTTTTGTTGTTCGCTGTGCTTATGTGCTGACACTTACAGTAATTGCCTGTAAATACAGTTTGGTGGGAGGCTCCTTTACTTGCAGGTTACATCAATAAAGGTTGAACACCATGAAGGCCTTCTTCAATATGCCAATAGTAAGGTGCAAGGCTTTAGTTTTCCCTCAACGCTTGGGAAATGGCTGCCAAACATGTGATGTGTAATTGGGCATTCTGAAAGGGCTTGATCCCCTTTATAGCCCCTCTACTGCCCTCCCTCCACCACACCGTCCCACAGCCAGAGCCAGACCACCCgactccctgtggctcagttggtagagcatggtgtttgcaacgccagcatggtgtgtgcaatgccagggttgtgggttcgattgccacggggggccagtacaaaaaatgcatgaaatgaaatgtatgaaatgtatgcattcactactgtaagtcgctctggataagagcgtctgccaaatgactaacATGAATGCTCAGCCTGATTCAGCTACTGAGGGATAACCTGCCTTAAAAAACAATGCAGATCAGGCAAGATACATCACTGTAAATAATTAGACTACAAAAATATGTAAACCTTGAAGCCGgcgcctcctgagtggcgcagcggtctaaggcactgcattgatcCCAGACTGTGTCATAGccagccgtgactgggagacccatgaggcggcgctcATTTGGCCTAGTGtcttctgggttaggggagggtttggccggccgggatttccttgtccattgcgctctagtgactccttgtggtgggctgggaGCCTGCAAGCTGATTTCGGTCACCAGCTGGAAggcattggtgcggctggcttccgggttaagcaagcggCATGGCagggtcatatatatatatatatcgactttcgcctctcccgagtccataggggagttgcagcgatgtgaCAAGACTTAGTCAATTGGATATAAAGAAATTAGGGAGAAAAGTACAACAAAAAACATATGATTGCATTGTGTTAATGAAAATGTTTGTGCCAATGGAGAAAGAACAGATTGATCACAGGGATCCTTTCCAGGGACTGTCACAGGAAGTTGACTTCCAAGCATtgatggatggagagaaaggtCCAGCATAAAACTAAGCTACTATCAGATCAAGTGTACCAGGTAGGTGAAGCGGCAAGGATTCCACTACATTGCTTACACCATCCCAGCCAAGTCAGATCAGTAATTACTCAAGAGTAGTGGGAAAACATCAGAAGCATGTCAAAGTATTCTAACAGAACTTAGGTATGATGAGGGAATGTAGGGTGGCCCTATTGAGTGGTGAGGGTCTACCACTGAGTCACAGCTGACTCACAGACTGGGAATGGCAGGATGCGGATGGTCACATTCCATCCTGACACACAACTCTGTAAATCCTGATTGGATTCTCTCAAAAGAACTGTATATGATTTACAATGCTTCCCCTCAAAATCCTGTCCAATTAATAAATCAGGTGAGCCTTTTGAAAGAAACATTCAATATTTCCAGAGGCCAAACATCCTTCATTCAATTAAATGAAAGCAGAGTGGGATGAAAAGTAAAATGTCTATTACTACTGTTAAAACCATGCATATAATTCTGGTGTTATCTAATACCCTTCTAGTATAACTGCTATACATTGTAAAACCAAGGTTGTAGAACATAAGGGACAcagatcacaggaggttggtggcaccttaattggggaggacgggctcatgttaatagctggagcggaatcaatggaatggtttCAAATACATAAaatatggtttccatgtgtttgatgccattccagtcGCTcggttccagccattattatgagccatcgtcctctcagcagcctccactgacacagaTGTACTTTGTTTAGACAACCTTCACTACTAGAATAAGAGACCGGCTTGTAGCCCTACATCCATACTGAATCTATATCACCTAATATATCTGTTGGTATTTCTTTTACACATTGTGAGAATTAAGACTGCCGTGGACGTTGAACTAGAGCCAAGATATCCAGATGCAAAATAACAACCCTGATGAGGTCTATATTTGAGGTGTCCAGAGTGGTTGCCTTGCCCAATCCAGAGTTAAGAGtggcaaaaaatatatacatatttctCTCATACATTTTAGGCAATCACAATTGCATCACATTTCCCTAAGACATTATTTTGCATCGATGTTGGCAACCAGTGTAGGAATGAGTTAAAAATGAACTTGCTCAACCAGTTTTTCACCAATTTAGCAGTGTAGAAAAGCAATAAATGTTTTACAAGAGCCCcacaatacccataaaacctagtggtcaaacagtgCCAATTGTTTTTTCCAATAttaatttttcccatagggaattttaaaaacacttaaaataagggctgtgtttcgtgtaggcttaccctggtgtgatgttttgataaccatgtaaatctctcggaCATGGTGACTTtgatcaatatattcggctccaTTTACTCTGATTCGAAAATGATAATTAGCATCGAAGTAGACATCACGCAATACTAGAAAtccctgcatgtcatctctagctgacacctttgctaacaggtattgtaaatttaaaacttgcacaagacagttcacagaattgtcaatttaaagaaatgtagccaatatATTCATTACAAAACTTTGCTAACATTAGAGATTCTTACCATTGCCTCAATTTGACAGTCTTGTCCAgctcatcatggcatttgtagttctttatgatagtcacattagcagctaattagcgtttAATTTTTGGCCGGTAAATacaagtcaccttgtcctagagagatttacatgttTATCAAAACATCAAgcaagggtaagcctacatgaaacacagctatTAATTTAAAGTGTTTCTAAAATGTGTTTGCTTGGGAGATTAATGCCTTCTGATGTCATTCTCAGATTAACTGTGATCTAAATGACTGATTTAAGAGGCCATTGCAAATTGGAGTTGATTGGCTAACATCCCAGCCAATTTGCACCAATGTCTCCACCATGTGGCTAAAGCAAGGAGGTGCAGATACAGACTAATAGACTACACTCTTTTACACAAGTTTATTCAAGTAATATTCAATATACAATATACATGTCGATATATAGTCTCCCCCTCAGGCTGTTTACATCCTCGGTGGTCCCGCTAATCTCCAGCCCTCCATCTTGCCCACCTTGGTGAACATGGCCAGTGTCCCCAGCCCAATACATGCCGTCGTGCCTGTCATTGCACTGTGAGCTGTAGATCAAAGAGACACAAAATACATGTTATTTGTGGAAAAGATATGGAGAGGCCGGATATTATCTTTGTTGCCCCTCTGTATCTCGAGCAAACATCTAGCGATGAGAAGAAGTTCCCTGCCCTACAAAGAGCTTAGAGATTAAAATATGACAGCAATATGATGGTAACTATGTAGAGGCATTTGCTTTTACAACCAGTCATCTTAGATATGCATAGGGAAGTTAACAAGTGCTGAAGGGAAAACTAGCGCTGAAGGGAAAACTAGCGCTGAAGGGAAAACTAGCGCTGAAGGGAAAACTAGCGCTGAAGGGAAAACGGAAACTAGCGCTGCAGGGAAAACTAGCGCTGCAGGGAAAACTAGCGCTGAAGGGAAAACTAGCGCTGAATGGAAATGACCGctttttggaatgaaatgttggAAGAAAATGCTTTGAAACAGAGGATGTTCCACCCAAACGTTCCCAATGAGAATACAAATTTTCCCTGTTTTGAAACATTTACTCCCGTTTGTTCCTACTGAATGCAACCCAGATCTTCAACATACTGTGTAATATATAGCATACTCACTACGAGCTCCAAGAAAGACTCCTGATGCACAGCCTCCGATGAAGTAGTTCACAGGGTCATCAGGAGCATCCCGGGCCTGTGCAGCTAGACAAGTGGTCATTCCAAAAATCGCCCCCAAGGCAGCTGTTTAGGAAGGAAAGACAAAAAAAAGGTACTTACACTGGCATAAACCTAGCCTGGTTGTCACCTCTTTTCAATAACCCCTTATAGTTATCATCCAATATTATGCAAATTAGACAGGAAAATGTTCTATCAAACTTAATCCATAAATTTGATTGGAAACCTAACAttgggtaaaataaaataaaattgtattggtcacatacaataaaatgttatttttcccAATGTTTTGATTGGAAACCTGACATTGGGCATTCTGACATAATACATTTAATTGTAAACATAAAACATTTGGCACAGGAAGAACAGAGGATTCCCGTTTGTTGCATTtttaccaccaccacctcaaatatataaataattggGCTAGGCTACTGGTTCAAAATCTataagaggaatagagagaggaatGAAGAGACGCCAGCGGAGATGTATGAATCGTGCAAGGGAAGAGcaaagattgaggtcagggctttgtgatggccactccaatacattgactttgttgtccttaagccattttgccacaactttggaagtatgcttggggtcattgtccatgtggaagacccatttgcgacctagctttaacttcctgactgatgtcttgagatgttgcttctatATATCCACAAAAatgtgaaaacaagttttaatgactccaacctaagtgtatgtaaacttccgacttcaactgtaggtatgcacgtcagctttgacatcggttttgcacataagcgttaaactagacattggccatttttagctaatatcggccgattccaaAACGCTTACTATCTTGCATTCcaaatattttgcattactcatgtcataattatatactgtattctatcctactgtatcttttagtctatgccactgaCATTGCTTATCCAAATATTTataattcctttactttagatgtgtgtattgtgtgaaagtgttagatattactgcactgttgggagctagaaacacaagcatttcgctacacccgcaatagcatctgctaaatatgtatgTAACATAAAATTTGATGATTTTGATTTGAGTCCTCTCTAGCCACTTTGAACAATATGATCTTGCATTGACACTGCCTTCTCACAatagaatgactgcagcaggtcataACGGCATGGTTTATTGTTATTCTTAAAATGTTATAATTGTACGCACCACCCATGTTCCATAACATTTAATGGAAAAATTGCAAGTGGTTTCCAACTACCAAATCAGCAACTGTGCCGTAAATCCGGCTGCATATTGAACATTGAGATTGCCAAAAGGTAAGTCTCTTCGGCAAATGACAGGAATGGCAAggagtgtaatgttagctaaaaaGACCGGTACCCAGACTAGCATAAACCCACCTtaactgtatgttgtttacaaGTTCTTATAACATACATCTGATCACAGAAACATGTTTATCACCACTGAAGCACTAAGATCAAACAGCACACTTCCACCATCACTCACACGTGGAAACTATAGAGACTCAGGTGCAATATTAGGTGAATTGGAGcattttgacctgggcccatatctACAAATCCTCTACTAGCAGGATCAGTTTTGCGATCACAATGTATAAGATTACATGGGGGGGACCTGGGCCGTAACcacagtgtctcagagtaggagtgctgatataggatcagtgttgccttttagatcatagtctGAACACTATTGGCTACTGATCTAGGAGGAGTAGCTGTGTATTCAGATTTCAAGTGTAATCATGATATTTTCATGGCAGTAAGCCAGGTTATTATTACTGCTGTGTATGAGACTAGAGACACATACCCATGGTTACTGTGCCATTTGTGGCTCTCTGAACAGCTTGGATTGCAGAATCAGGCTGGAATGCCACAATGTGATAGGCTGAACCCACCAACCCTGTGCGTAAAAAAAGAGGATGTTAGACTACTGAGTACagagttgactagctagctacttacttGTCAAGTATTTAGCTACAATAATGTTAGCTAtgattagcttgctagctaactggTAAACCTCGTTCAAATTCCAATGTTTAATGTCCTAGTTAGCTGTACTGTCTTACAGCAGCTGCTGGCAAAACAACTGGCTAACCTAACAACTTTAACTGACGTTACATTAGTTAAAAACAACACATTAACGTTACTTGCTAGTATGTTAGCAGAGCTAGCATGGCATTGGCAGCTAACTATGTTATGGCTAGTTAGCGTTACTGCTCTTTACCAAcagttaacaagctaacttcCATAATGTTTTCCTTTGTGTACGACTTACCTAGAGCTGTGCCCAATTTGGTGGTGATCCATGTTTTCTCGACACAATCCTTACCCTCTTGCAGATCCCAATAACCCATTTTGGATTTCACGTGAAGGACAAAGAGTGGGGAAACATCGCGAGATGAAAAAAAGTTGAAGACACAAGAATTGATATTGTAAAACTTTATTATTATCAAACAAACATTCTATAAATAGTACTTTGACAAATTTGATTTTTATACGTTTAATATACAATTACTTTTACATGTGTTAGTAGCTacataataaataaaacacaatCTCACATTGACAACCTCTTTCTAAATGGTCTGTAATGCTGTCAACACTAGTGACGGCTGTGGAAGCAGGAAGGACGGAGGATAACGTGATTACGTCAAATGTGAGAAAGAGCGCGCTTGTTTGAAATGGAGAAGCGTCGCGGAAGCTATTGATAAAGAACAACATCAAGACGAAGCACCTGCTTTACAAGTGGGATGCAGTGTTGAGCGCTACATCCTGAGGGGTTCGTGCTGATTGTACGGAGATTGTGACAGAcggttaaatggcgtcccttgacaaggcaaaaacaagatgtatgtcaggggaagtgcagtattatcataaggaggaatggagggaaaaggagaggcagaggaggtatAAGAGGAAGAGGGTGAGCTCGAGTCGGTTAAAAATGGCTGAAAAAAGGGAGTTGGTTTGTTAAataagaatggtagaaagtgtaagcagagttagatgaagacaggaggagaaatggaagtgaatgagggcaaAGTATCAGAGGTGGTAGGTATGGTGAAGTTATGGAGCCTGAGGCGTGCACtgagggtcaggataaagatgacTGTGACAGTAGTGAAGTTTTTAGAAAAACTGGACctttgccttttggctgatccatctGCGGTTTCAaggtgaaaacagagttgggtggTGTGGAATCGGTGAGGGGCCGTCGAAAGAACTTCATTAGACtctgtaaactggaaaccacatatcctgaggctgcatttattgtagctggggattttaacaaagctaatctgaaaacaaggctccctaaattttatcagcatatcgaatgcgcgacccaggctggcagcattctggatcattgctactctaacttccgtgacgcatacaaagccctccctcgctctcctttCGGCAAACCTgtccacgactccattttgttgctcccagcctatagacagaacctaaaacagggaatgccCGTGCTGAgctctgttcaatgctggtctgaccaatctgattccacgcttcgagattgcttcgatcacatggactgggatatgttccggatagcctcaaacaacaacattgaggtatacgctgattcggtgagcaagtttattagcaagtgcatcggtgatgtggtACCCACGGTGACgtttaaaaccttccccaaccagaaaccatggattaatggcagcattcgcgcaaaactgaaagcgcgaaccactgcttttaatcatggcaaggcgaccggaaacatgactgaatacCAACAGTGTAGCtgttccctccacaaggcaataaaacaagctaagcgtcagtatagagacaaagtagagtcgcaattcaacagctcaaacacgagacgtatgtggcagggtctacagtcaatcacggattacaaaaagccCCGTTGTGGAAACCgacatcttgctcccagacaaactttacaacttctttgctcgcttttatgacaatacagtgccactgacacggcccgctaccaaaacctgcaggctgtccttcagccaacgtgagtaaaacatttaaacgtgttaaccctcgcgaGGCTGCCGGACAGACGttatccctagccgcgtcctcagagcatgcacagaccagctggctggtgtgtttacggacatattcaatcaatccctatcccggtctgctgttcccacatgcttcaagagggccaccattgttcccgttcccaagaaagctaaggtaactgagctaaactactattgccccgtagcactcacttctgtcatcatgaagtgctttgagagactagtcaaggatcatatcacctccaccctacctgacaccctagacccactccaatttcataaccgccccaataggtccacagacaacgcaatcgcattcacactgccctatcccatctggacaagaggaatacctatgtaagaatgctgttcaccgATTACAGATCAGCATTTAGCACCATagcaccctccaaactcgtcattaagctcgaaaccctgggtcttgaccccgccctgtgcaactgggtcctggactttctgacgggccgcccccaggtggtgaaggtaggaaacaacacctccacccgctgatcctcaacactggggtcccacaagggtttgttctcaaccctctcctgtactccctattgacccatgactgcgtggccat
Protein-coding sequences here:
- the ndufa11 gene encoding NADH dehydrogenase [ubiquinone] 1 alpha subcomplex subunit 11 is translated as MGYWDLQEGKDCVEKTWITTKLGTALGLVGSAYHIVAFQPDSAIQAVQRATNGTVTMAALGAIFGMTTCLAAQARDAPDDPVNYFIGGCASGVFLGARTHSAMTGTTACIGLGTLAMFTKVGKMEGWRLAGPPRM